The archaeon BMS3Bbin15 nucleotide sequence TATGGGCGTAGGATCAGGAGAAAAAAAGAATCCAATTGCCAGGAGAATGGCATACATATATCGCCTTCTGTGTTTCAGCCAGCTCACAGTTACAAGTTTGGCCTTTACAAGAAAGGCGATAACAAGGGGTAGTTGAAATATCATACCAATACTCAGAATCATTACCCCAATAGCAGATACAAATCTGCTTAGAACAAGCATGGGCTCAGCAGTCTCCTGTGTATAAAAAACTAAAAATTTCGTTGAAGGTGGAATAACTACAAAAAATGAAAAGAGTAAGCCCATGGTTAATAGTATAAATGAACTTGGAACAATCCTGACAAAAAGATTCTTTTCGTTAGGGTAAAGTCCTGGTTCTGCAAATTTGAAAATCTCATAAATAATTACAGGGGTGGCAACATAAATCCCAATTACGACGGATATTAGAAAGATACTATAAATGTATTCAATGGGACTCAGAGCAATAACCTTGGTACCCTTTGGAAGAAAGTAATGTATCATAAATGGTATTATCCTGCTGCCAAAGACAAAAACTACAATGATAGAGGCTAATCCAACTGCCAAAATAGCTACAGCAAACCTGTTTCTGAGCTCTTTAAGATTCTC carries:
- the tatC gene encoding sec-independent protein translocase protein TatC, which gives rise to MKEPDKAEMQELVENLKELRNRFAVAILAVGLASIIVVFVFGSRIIPFMIHYFLPKGTKVIALSPIEYIYSIFLISVVIGIYVATPVIIYEIFKFAEPGLYPNEKNLFVRIVPSSFILLTMGLLFSFFVVIPPSTKFLVFYTQETAEPMLVLSRFVSAIGVMILSIGMIFQLPLVIAFLVKAKLVTVSWLKHRRRYMYAILLAIGFFFSPDPTPITPMIIALTLVFIFELSLIFAEHLL